GCACGGGCTGGCTGTCCTGGACGCCTGCGACCACCTGAGCCGCCACCCTGCTCGAGATCGAGCTGGCGCAACGCGCAACCTCGACCGCCTCGCGGCCCTGCACGGCGGCAGCGAAGACGACACCGGTCAGGCCGACCACGCCTACAGCCCCGAGCGCCAGCGCGAAATCGACGCCCTCGGCCATGACCCCGCCTCTGACCGGGCAGCCGCGCACCAACGGAAAGCCCTCATGTGATGCCGAACGATCCCTTCCATGGCTGCGCCGCCTCGGCCGGCTCGCCCTATAACCATACCCTGACCATCACCCCGAGCAACAGCAACGACCTGCCGGTGATCCCCTCGGCCATCCTGGTCCAGGCTGTCCAGCCTGCCTATGCTTTTGCGGAGGGCAAGGGCGCGCCAAGCGACGACCCGGCCGGCGAGTGGAGCCGTTATCCGTATGACCTGGAAAAAATCGCCAGCCGACAAGTTTTGCAAATTTCATTGCACTGGAGATAGCGAACGGAGGCCGGATCGAAGTCGCGGTGCCGTCCCTCTATCATTTGTCAAAGGCCGAGCCGCTTGCGATTGCCATTCACCCGCGCCGCATCCTGCGCACTGGCACGGCCTTTCGCACTTTGATGCTTCCGTGGTTAGTCAGGAGGCCCCGCCCGCCCATACTTGTGTCTGCGGTCGCGGGGTGCCGCCGCGCCGGGGTGTTCACGGTCATGCTTGGCATCACCGTGTCCGCCACGATCCGCGCCTTCACCTCATCCGGCCATTTCTAGTGCCGACGGCCGCGGCCGCCAGATGGGCAAAGCTGCCATGCAGACTCCGTGGAGAAACTCCGTCCCAACAATCAACGCAATCCAGTGAACCGATCGGGATGCCGCGCTGAAGGTAGGGGCACCGTAGCTTCAGACTGTCGGCCAAGGCCCGCCCACGATCGCTTGGAACGGCTGTCCATCATCGCATGGAATTGCTGCCCGCCTTCATCTGGAATGGATGCCCATCATCCCGTGAAACACGCACCCATAGCCTTCAGTCAGGCGCTAAATTTCTCCGTAGTGCCGCTTGCCTGCAACGGAGGCTTTAAGTCGTTGCAGGGGGGGGGCGCGTAGGAGATGCCCTTCATGTGAAGCGAGGTCCACAATTCGGTCCGGTCCCAAGGCGCGGGGGCCCGCTTATTGACTACTTTTTGCAAAAGCTTTTTCTGTCCAAGTAGACAACTGGAAGTTGCACGATAGTCAGGTAAAGTCTGGGTATGAACGGGGATGAAAAAGAATTGCCCGAGCGTATAGGAGCCGAAAGTGGATAGGATTACACTTACCAGTGCCGAGGGACTAACTTTTGATTTCAGCTGCGAATTAGCAAGTGGTGATGCTTTCGACCGTTATATCGCTTTAGAAGCGACGTTCAAGGGAATGCTGATGCAATTTCTTGAGGAAAATTTTGGACCTGAGATATTCGACATGGAACTAGAAACATTACCCGATGAAGATGAGACGGGAGATGTTTTATATTATGCTAACGACAATGCACGCCCTAGAAAGTAATTCGTCAGACTACCCGCTGGGACAAACTACGCAATGAATAGAATCATACCAAACAAAGCTGGAACGAGCCGGATAGTTTGATCCTTCACGTTGCTATGGGAAGGCGGTGAAGCCACCGGACCTAGCCGCGGTGATTTGATCCTTTA
Above is a window of Paracoccus liaowanqingii DNA encoding:
- a CDS encoding spike base protein, RCAP_Rcc01079 family: MPNDPFHGCAASAGSPYNHTLTITPSNSNDLPVIPSAILVQAVQPAYAFAEGKGAPSDDPAGEWSRYPYDLEKIASRQVLQISLHWR